TGACCGCAAGATCCGTCGACGGCGCCTTGCCGATCAAAACCGCGTCCGCCCGCTTTGTACCGTCCAGCGTGACCGTTATTTTTTGCGCGCCTTCAACCACATGATTGTTGGTCAGTATGTAACCTTGCTGATCAATGATCACGCCCGTCCCCTGCCCTTGCGTCGGAACGATCTGTCGCCAGAAATTCATCGACAAGGCCGTCGACGCGATGTTGACGACGGCGGAACGATTATTATCATACACCCGCGTCGTTATCTCTTCATCCCGAGTCGCCAACGGAGCGCCGCTGGAGCGGTTCTCCGGTCGATTGAAATCAAGGTCCTGAGCCATCGGCCGACCGAACAGGGAAAACTTGATCGTATCCCAGTTTTCAAAAGTTAACGCGCCCATAAAAAAGATCAGAATCCAAAGCGCGGTCTGTCGAAAAAAATCACTCCAGCTCATTTCAATTTTCCAGCAGGGTTAAAAAATTTTAATCTATACATTTCTTCCTCAGCTTGCGCAGTAGCTCCATAAAACCGCTATTTTACAGGAGAAAACGGGGCTGTAAAACTTAAAAAAATTTTTCACACAGTCGCTTGACTCTTCAAAAATCTAATTTTATTTATTTTGCAGAGGGTAGTTATCACTCAACCAATGCTTATTCAGGAGGATCATTATGTTACTCGACAGTTATACAAATTGGGAAACCTGGGACCCTTTCAGGGAGATCAATCAATTGCAGGAAGAGGTCAACCGTCGCTTTTCAAACCGCAGGGTCGACGCAGTCGCCTACCCCAAAGTCAATATCTGGCAGACCGATGAAGGTTGCACCGTGACCTGCGAACTACCTGGCCTTTCGCCCGAAGACCTGGATATCTCGGTAAAAAACCGAGAGTTGACTCTAAAAGGCGAACGCAAAACAGGCGAGTCGACAAGCGATGAAAGCTACTTCGTCAAGGAACGTTCCTTTGGAAAATTTTCCAGAACGATCAAACTACCCTTCCGGGTCGATTCCGATAAAACGGAAGCGCATTTTAAAAATGGAATTTTAACCATTTCCCTGCGCCTCCCGGAAGAAGACAAACCCAAAACCATTGCGATTCAATCGCATTAATACAGGAGAATGCAATCATGTCTGATACCAACGTAGCAACAGTAGAGCAGGATGAAATGAAAACTGAAGCGGCGGCTGTCGAGCCGATGCAAAAACGGGAGACCTATCTGCCGCTGGCGGACATTAAGGACCACGAGGAAACGGTGGTCGTTGCGATGGATATGCCCGGCGTCAGCCGCGAATCAGTGGACGTCACCGTCGACAAGGACGTTCTGACAATCACTGGCAAGCTGGAGGCGGAAGGACCGCGGGCGGATTGGAAAGCGATCTGGCATGAATACCCAGAAGGCAATTACAAACGTTCATTCCGCCTGGCAGGAAACTTTGAAACAAACCAGATCAATGCGGTTATGAAACATGGGGTGTTGACTCTAAGTTTGCCCAAGAAAAAAGAGCTCACGCCTCAGAAAATAACCGTCAGCTCAAATTGAAGTTCGGTTTCTATCGCAAGGAGATGACTCATGAAAATCAAGGATTTGATTCCATGGAGCCGTGAAAAGGAAATGGAGAATCCCTTCGCGGCTCTGCAAAACGAAATGAATCGTCTCTTCAATAATTTTTCCAGCTCGGGATTCAACGCTCCGTTCTTTAATGGCGAGAATGGGACAATGAAAGAAATCTACCCCAATATCGACCTGTTGGAAACGGAGAAAGAATTCATCGTGAATGCCGAGCTACCCGGTATTGATGAGAAGGACGTCGATGTGAAACTCACACACAACCAACTCATCATCAAGGGTGAAAAAAAAGAAGAGAAATTCGAAGAGGAGAAAAACGGCTATGTGCGAACAGAACGTTCCTTCGGTTCATTTTACAGATCGATCCCCGTTCCAGCGGGAATCGATCCACAAAAAATCAATGCCGAATTTAAAAAAGGCGTTCTGAAGGTCACACTGGGCAAATCAAAAGAGGCTCAGGAGGAAGTCGTTAAAATTCCGATTCACGCAGTGAATTGAGGAAACCTGGTTTCCTCAAAATAAGGCGCCAACGGGTTTAAACCCTCTCCACCCTTGGCGCCTTTCTTATTTTCCACACCACTCAATCGCAATTACAACCCGGGGAAGCGCCCGGGGCCGAATCACATCATCGCTTGCGGTTCACCCGCCGTAACCTGGTTTTTGACGTAGAGGTCGGGTAAATCGTTCACTCCAAAATGCGTGATGTATAGAAAGACATGCTCGCGCGCGTTGATGCGCATCGCCCAGGGGTCGAAATCATCGCGATAAAAATTCTGGTATTTTTCCATCGCTTCTTCAATCGTCAAACCGGATTCAGGCGTGTAATAATAATCCATCGCCAGATCATGTTCGGGATAATCCGTCACCTTGATTTTATAGTCGTCAATATTTTTATAAACCGGCGCGTTCTTATACAAGACGAAGAAATACATTTCAACCGAGTGGATTT
This window of the Candidatus Nitrohelix vancouverensis genome carries:
- a CDS encoding Hsp20/alpha crystallin family protein — translated: MLLDSYTNWETWDPFREINQLQEEVNRRFSNRRVDAVAYPKVNIWQTDEGCTVTCELPGLSPEDLDISVKNRELTLKGERKTGESTSDESYFVKERSFGKFSRTIKLPFRVDSDKTEAHFKNGILTISLRLPEEDKPKTIAIQSH
- a CDS encoding Hsp20/alpha crystallin family protein — protein: MSDTNVATVEQDEMKTEAAAVEPMQKRETYLPLADIKDHEETVVVAMDMPGVSRESVDVTVDKDVLTITGKLEAEGPRADWKAIWHEYPEGNYKRSFRLAGNFETNQINAVMKHGVLTLSLPKKKELTPQKITVSSN
- a CDS encoding Hsp20/alpha crystallin family protein produces the protein MKIKDLIPWSREKEMENPFAALQNEMNRLFNNFSSSGFNAPFFNGENGTMKEIYPNIDLLETEKEFIVNAELPGIDEKDVDVKLTHNQLIIKGEKKEEKFEEEKNGYVRTERSFGSFYRSIPVPAGIDPQKINAEFKKGVLKVTLGKSKEAQEEVVKIPIHAVN